One Thiocapsa sp. genomic window, GCTATAACCACGTCGTGTCGTTATCCATAACGCATCGACGGAGTTAAGACCGCTGTGCATAGTCTGCCATTGCAACGTAGACGGTGCTGTCGATCCGTATCTCCGTCCCGCGTTTGAACCTAAGGGGGACATCGCCTCGCAGCTCGGCCTTGTAGCCATTTGACGCGAGAAATGCCAGCAATGCGCCGACGCTCCTAGACGGGTTCGCGCAAAACTCCTCGTAACTCAGGTCAAGCCGACGTGACGCAGGCACCCGGCCAATCTCTAGGTCGCGTTCTATGGCCTCATGTATATGACGGATCTGTTCAATCACCTGCTGATGGACCGGCAGGGTTTTCAACACCTCAGTCTGGGGTGGTTCCACTGACAGCCAGGCCTCGTAGTTACTAAATCTCTGATAACGGGCGTCAAGCAACGAATGACCATTATCGACCTCATCGCGATGAGTCACGATGAAAAGGCTCTCCGGTAGATAGTGCGCGATAGCCTGAATGCGTAGCGATGCATAAAGGTTTTTGAACAGAATTGGACGATCGAAGGCGTTTGTCAGGGCCGCGACGGACTGGCGAAAGCGCCGCATCTTGCGTGGATCGACCTCGTTCAATGTGACATAGGGTGGACGGCGGCGAAAAAAGCGGTACCACCACTCGCCACACTCCGCAGGGGCATAAGAGCCTTTGGTAACGCCCTGTACGGACCGATAGTCGGAGATTGGTCTTCCGGCAGTTGGGTGGAGCAACCGCTCAGCCAAGGCCGGCGCGCCAAACCACTGACAATGGCGATTACTGATATATCCCAGATCCAGTGCATCAGTAATGACCTGAGTCATCAGCGTGCTACCCGAGCGCGGGGCACCGAGGAAGAAGATCGGTGGGTGACGCAGCGGTTCATCCGGAATCGGTATAAGTAAACGTTCCAACTTATCCAGGACATATCGATTGGCCAAAGAAACCCCGAATCGGGCGTACGCGCGAGGGTTAAAGAGCCGGGAGTACTTAAAACCAACCATTTTTGTTATCCGTCACTTCTGCAAGCTGGAGTCATATTTAGAGCGTAATCAATCGACTTGCAGCGCGTAAAATCTAATATACCTATGCGCCAATTGCTTCTCTATCTTCAAACCAACGTCGTCAAAAAGACTCTCAACGCGCTCGGTTGTCGTATTTCCGTGATCCAGCTCCCAGTGATGTGCTTCAGTGCGGA contains:
- a CDS encoding sulfotransferase is translated as MVGFKYSRLFNPRAYARFGVSLANRYVLDKLERLLIPIPDEPLRHPPIFFLGAPRSGSTLMTQVITDALDLGYISNRHCQWFGAPALAERLLHPTAGRPISDYRSVQGVTKGSYAPAECGEWWYRFFRRRPPYVTLNEVDPRKMRRFRQSVAALTNAFDRPILFKNLYASLRIQAIAHYLPESLFIVTHRDEVDNGHSLLDARYQRFSNYEAWLSVEPPQTEVLKTLPVHQQVIEQIRHIHEAIERDLEIGRVPASRRLDLSYEEFCANPSRSVGALLAFLASNGYKAELRGDVPLRFKRGTEIRIDSTVYVAMADYAQRS